In the Borrelia turicatae 91E135 genome, one interval contains:
- a CDS encoding ATP-binding cassette domain-containing protein, with product MKIEFIDVSFSYRKIKVYLDLNLAFSKPQTYLILGKNGMGKTTLLKLISGLLNPLKGEVLFNSLKVFPRNPLNLVNLFFVPEEFDLPSVSLNDYYRSLCKFYPNFSEKDFKEYLLKFEIDINLKFGSSSYGQRKKSIIAFSLATDVPILIFDEPTNGLDIASKNVFRDIISNFKNKIVFVTGHNVRDLVDIVDHLTIIGNNNILFSNSVSYINNSYKVKIVDKLEGEELYYEKVKGGFKALYFESGFCDDNVDLEFFFLYITSNKLKDLANV from the coding sequence TTGAAAATAGAATTTATAGATGTTTCATTTTCTTATCGTAAGATCAAAGTTTATTTGGACTTGAATTTAGCTTTTTCAAAGCCACAGACTTACTTGATTCTTGGCAAGAACGGAATGGGAAAAACTACTTTACTTAAGCTTATTAGTGGGCTTTTAAACCCATTAAAAGGAGAAGTTTTATTTAATTCTTTAAAAGTTTTTCCAAGAAATCCTTTAAATTTAGTGAATTTGTTTTTTGTGCCTGAAGAATTTGATTTACCCAGTGTTTCTTTAAATGATTATTATAGGTCTTTGTGTAAGTTTTATCCAAATTTTAGTGAAAAAGATTTTAAAGAGTACTTGTTGAAATTTGAGATAGATATTAATCTAAAGTTTGGCTCTTCTTCTTACGGCCAAAGAAAAAAGAGTATTATTGCTTTTTCTTTGGCTACAGATGTTCCTATTTTGATATTTGATGAACCAACAAATGGTCTTGATATTGCTTCAAAGAATGTTTTTAGAGATATTATAAGTAATTTTAAAAACAAAATAGTTTTTGTTACAGGGCATAATGTTAGAGATTTAGTAGATATTGTAGATCATTTAACCATTATTGGTAATAATAATATTCTTTTTTCGAATTCAGTTTCTTATATTAATAATAGCTATAAAGTTAAGATTGTAGATAAATTAGAAGGGGAAGAGCTTTATTATGAGAAAGTAAAAGGTGGTTTTAAGGCGCTTTATTTTGAGAGTGGTTTTTGCGATGATAATGTTGACCTTGAGTTTTTCTTTTTATATATCACTAGCAATAAATTAAAGGATTTAGCTAATGTTTAG
- a CDS encoding chemotaxis protein CheW codes for MELETDLQGTLNQYLLFSLDELYAIEIKYVVEVLEYTKISKIPRTPDYMAGIINNRGKIVPVIDIRKQFGMQDRKVSDDGLKKKDVDISNIIILNLIYEGDELNLGILVDYVNEVLELNLSDIDEAPKIGTGFNSRFISGIGKRNNKFIIILDVENLFDIKELSSFKNTTIYDPDCDQ; via the coding sequence ATGGAATTAGAAACCGATTTACAGGGTACATTAAATCAGTATCTTTTGTTTAGTTTAGATGAGCTTTATGCGATTGAAATTAAATATGTTGTTGAAGTCTTAGAGTATACTAAAATCTCAAAAATACCAAGAACCCCTGATTATATGGCAGGGATAATCAATAATAGAGGAAAAATAGTTCCAGTAATTGATATTAGAAAGCAATTTGGTATGCAAGATCGTAAAGTTAGTGATGATGGGCTTAAGAAAAAAGACGTTGATATTTCGAATATCATTATATTAAATTTGATATATGAAGGTGATGAATTGAATCTTGGAATTTTGGTAGATTATGTTAATGAGGTTCTTGAACTAAATTTATCCGATATTGATGAGGCTCCAAAGATTGGTACGGGATTTAATTCGAGATTTATATCTGGAATTGGTAAGCGTAATAATAAATTTATTATTATTCTTGATGTAGAGAATCTGTTTGATATTAAAGAACTCTCCAGTTTTAAAAATACTACAATATATGATCCTGATTGTGATCAATAG
- a CDS encoding response regulator yields the protein MQKRILVIDDNRAIRQSVAYILEQNGFGVSEAQDGLEGVSKFKEAVGQSDKDFDLIITDINMPNLDGIGVIKQIREFGSFVPILVLTTESEQSKVDEGRKAGATGWLVKPFNPDTLMRTISKIF from the coding sequence ATGCAAAAAAGGATTTTGGTTATAGATGACAATAGGGCCATTAGGCAAAGTGTTGCTTACATTTTAGAGCAGAATGGTTTTGGAGTTTCTGAGGCTCAAGATGGGTTAGAGGGTGTATCTAAGTTTAAGGAAGCCGTTGGACAGAGTGATAAAGATTTTGATCTAATTATTACGGATATCAATATGCCTAACTTGGATGGAATAGGGGTGATTAAACAGATAAGGGAGTTTGGAAGTTTTGTTCCAATACTTGTTTTAACTACTGAATCTGAACAGTCAAAAGTTGATGAGGGGCGTAAAGCTGGTGCTACTGGTTGGCTTGTTAAACCTTTCAATCCCGACACTCTTATGCGAACAATATCAAAAATATTTTAG
- a CDS encoding BAPKO_0422 family outer member beta-barrel protein codes for MQKLVLIAILTLNIWGGAFGKSSYSDRKIGFGGSIGNPIFNYIMSFPFIDLEIGYGGTNGINLSEDKLKSKKYDFNIFVLSALDLILTIPLIEKLSIGTGIGGNIHISSNKSNFINMEIGFGFRIPIAIFYDLTEQIEVGLKIAPSIEFVSNAKSIAYHYLYAGLKTNIIGGIFIKYYI; via the coding sequence ATGCAGAAATTAGTGCTAATAGCAATACTAACACTAAACATATGGGGCGGTGCATTTGGAAAAAGCTCATATTCAGATAGAAAAATAGGATTTGGAGGAAGCATTGGAAACCCAATATTTAATTATATTATGTCATTCCCATTTATAGATCTTGAAATAGGTTATGGAGGAACTAATGGTATTAATCTGTCAGAAGACAAACTCAAATCAAAAAAATATGATTTTAACATATTTGTACTCTCAGCCTTAGATCTAATATTAACAATACCATTAATAGAAAAATTATCTATTGGTACAGGAATTGGGGGAAACATACACATATCATCTAACAAATCAAATTTCATAAACATGGAAATAGGATTTGGATTTCGAATTCCAATAGCTATTTTTTATGATTTAACAGAACAAATAGAAGTAGGTCTTAAAATAGCACCTTCAATAGAATTTGTATCAAACGCAAAATCCATTGCATATCACTACCTCTATGCAGGACTTAAAACAAATATAATAGGTGGAATATTCATTAAATATTATATTTAA
- a CDS encoding Sapep family Mn(2+)-dependent dipeptidase, whose translation MDFKLEKQFYFHLGELIKFNSVNASALKNRPFGEQIDLCLDKVLEIAKNIGFKVYRDRDGYYGFADIGQGDELIGILAHIDIVDAGNVSNWNSNPFKLDFRDGKIYARGILDDKGPLMAVLYAFKLLVLEGIFFNKRFRIIFGTDEEVAWRCIEQYKIKEEIPDFAFTPDGDFPVVNAEKGLLQFDIISDEKFFMDFEIGTGYNVIPDECSFELGDFNKDDFRILLDSFGGKIRYKFFENSVLIHGISAHASLPELGVNVAPYALKIIKSLGVKANFINFFEDRISFTINGEKLFGKVLEDSKSGQLTLCLTKVKLSKTSNQILSFDMRYPVSCRREELVDLIKRTLNVYSLDYHEVSFLDPLYVDSDSKFIESLIEVYKAFTGESNVSPIAIGGATYSRALKNCVAFGPLFKGSDNTAHKTNEYIDESELMNLVLIYKDAIKRLNT comes from the coding sequence ATGGATTTTAAGTTAGAAAAACAATTTTATTTCCATTTAGGAGAGTTGATAAAATTTAATAGTGTTAACGCTTCTGCTTTGAAAAATAGGCCTTTTGGGGAACAAATTGATTTATGTTTAGATAAAGTTTTGGAAATAGCTAAAAATATTGGTTTTAAAGTTTATAGGGATCGTGATGGATATTATGGTTTTGCTGATATAGGGCAGGGTGATGAACTTATAGGTATTTTAGCCCACATTGATATTGTTGATGCTGGCAATGTGTCTAATTGGAATTCAAATCCTTTTAAACTTGATTTTAGAGATGGCAAAATATATGCTAGGGGTATTCTAGATGATAAGGGGCCTTTGATGGCTGTTCTTTATGCTTTTAAATTATTAGTCTTAGAGGGGATTTTTTTTAATAAAAGGTTTAGGATAATTTTTGGAACAGATGAAGAGGTGGCATGGCGTTGTATTGAGCAATATAAAATTAAGGAAGAGATTCCTGATTTTGCTTTTACACCCGATGGTGATTTTCCTGTTGTTAATGCTGAGAAAGGGTTATTGCAATTCGATATTATTAGTGATGAGAAGTTTTTTATGGATTTTGAGATTGGAACTGGATATAATGTGATTCCTGATGAGTGTTCTTTTGAGCTTGGTGATTTTAATAAAGATGATTTTAGAATTTTACTTGACAGTTTTGGTGGTAAGATTAGATATAAATTTTTTGAGAACAGTGTTTTAATTCATGGAATTTCTGCCCATGCTTCATTACCTGAACTTGGTGTTAATGTTGCTCCTTATGCACTAAAGATTATTAAATCTTTAGGTGTAAAAGCCAATTTTATTAACTTTTTTGAAGATAGGATCAGTTTTACTATTAATGGTGAGAAACTATTCGGTAAAGTTTTAGAAGATTCGAAATCTGGACAACTTACTCTTTGCTTGACAAAGGTTAAATTGTCTAAGACATCTAATCAAATTTTATCTTTTGATATGAGATATCCTGTAAGTTGTAGACGAGAAGAATTAGTGGATTTGATAAAAAGAACTTTAAATGTATATTCTTTAGATTATCATGAAGTTTCTTTTCTTGATCCTCTTTATGTTGATTCTGATTCAAAGTTTATTGAGTCTTTGATTGAAGTTTATAAAGCCTTTACAGGTGAGAGTAATGTTAGTCCTATTGCTATTGGTGGTGCAACTTATTCCAGAGCTTTAAAAAATTGCGTTGCTTTTGGTCCATTATTTAAAGGCTCAGATAATACAGCTCATAAAACCAATGAGTATATTGATGAGAGTGAACTTATGAATCTTGTTTTAATTTATAAGGATGCTATTAAGAGACTTAATACTTAA
- a CDS encoding BAPKO_0422 family outer member beta-barrel protein — protein sequence MKKIILILLLINYFNVSAKESHTNKGYFGIGILGPLSNAFQLVLGKNITIEIGIYNGLKNLFNNFNTLFASLEFTALSSDSSEQSKAIDASLGIGIYGLWWIPEWQNTRKTYNSTNIGIRISLTLNLPIIKKNFDIFLKTGPGINIWGIGGGNPKQKWEAFAGLGMRLWFA from the coding sequence ATGAAAAAAATAATCTTAATCTTATTACTAATAAACTACTTTAATGTTTCAGCAAAAGAGTCTCACACAAATAAAGGCTATTTCGGAATTGGAATACTAGGGCCATTATCAAACGCATTTCAACTAGTTTTAGGTAAAAACATCACAATAGAAATTGGAATTTATAACGGATTAAAAAATTTATTCAACAATTTCAATACATTATTTGCTTCCCTAGAGTTTACTGCACTCTCATCAGATTCGTCAGAACAATCTAAAGCGATAGATGCTTCACTGGGAATCGGAATTTATGGGTTATGGTGGATACCTGAATGGCAAAATACCCGCAAAACGTATAATTCGACAAATATAGGAATTAGAATATCGCTCACCCTAAATTTACCAATTATCAAAAAAAATTTTGACATATTTTTAAAAACAGGACCGGGTATCAATATTTGGGGTATTGGTGGTGGAAATCCAAAACAAAAATGGGAAGCATTTGCTGGGCTTGGTATGAGACTTTGGTTTGCATAA
- a CDS encoding chemotaxis protein CheA, which translates to MNSSDMIDKFKDSFKEESIENISDIEHALLNIEFESGKEVVNSIFRNFHTIKGSAGMFGFNLTASLVHEIETVLDPIKEGSDEFNQDTVDATLMAVDFIRELIEGDEAIDESAYKNREKILIDTIKKGFGLGVDVGLNTDSVLSSTGGDQISLSNDLDSQGAFLDASLEQGKFEDEALNVETKIYKILFSPSRGILFHGHKPINFLKKLLNLGNGQVRARVKNIPDLELMSPDNVYVEWEVKLETEESKSSIEDIFMFLDGQSKFVVEEVDSSYDMPEAFELDSLVNNLDKGVDEVCSKEKQNSSKTEEIFNKTALKGGANFNDDTAKSKVNIASIKVDSKKLDHLVNLVGELVTIQSKLAKEAESSNNNILNSISAEFSLLINELRDYTTGLRTVPIEILFVKFQRIVKDLSAQLGKSIRYHSQGGDTVLDKSIIERLNEPLVHLIRNAIDHGIEPAEERIEAGKDPQGVIKLSAHQSGDSVIIIIEDDGRGLNKRKIIKRAIERYIISDAVSRTLSDVDIYNLIFEPGFSTADVVTNVSGRGVGMDVVKKQVESLRGNVILESEFGKYTRIKLIFPLTLAIIEGWLVRVRDEHFIVPLSSVESCLEADKLMSKVCGFENNSNVMNYRGSMISFIRLREFFEISDEESDSEHVVVVNANSGKIGIVVDEVLGQHQTVIKTLGKIYSKVEGVSGATILGDGSLALVVDIDTITKVIR; encoded by the coding sequence ATGAATAGTAGTGATATGATAGATAAATTTAAAGATTCTTTTAAAGAGGAGTCTATAGAGAATATTTCAGATATTGAGCATGCACTTCTTAATATTGAGTTTGAATCGGGAAAAGAGGTTGTCAATTCTATTTTTAGAAATTTTCATACAATCAAGGGTAGTGCAGGAATGTTTGGTTTTAATTTAACAGCTTCTCTTGTTCATGAAATAGAAACGGTTCTTGATCCTATAAAGGAAGGTTCTGATGAATTTAATCAGGATACTGTTGATGCTACTTTAATGGCAGTTGATTTTATTCGTGAACTAATTGAAGGAGATGAGGCTATTGATGAGAGTGCATATAAAAATCGTGAAAAAATTTTGATAGATACAATCAAAAAAGGATTTGGACTTGGTGTTGATGTTGGGTTAAATACTGATTCAGTTTTAAGTTCTACTGGAGGAGATCAGATAAGTTTATCTAATGATTTGGATTCACAAGGAGCTTTCTTGGATGCATCTTTGGAGCAAGGTAAATTTGAGGATGAAGCTTTAAATGTTGAGACTAAAATTTATAAAATTCTTTTTTCGCCTTCAAGGGGAATTTTATTTCATGGGCACAAACCAATCAATTTTTTAAAAAAATTATTAAATTTAGGAAATGGACAAGTTAGGGCTAGGGTAAAAAACATTCCCGACTTGGAATTAATGTCTCCTGATAATGTTTATGTTGAGTGGGAAGTCAAGCTAGAGACAGAAGAGAGTAAAAGTTCTATAGAAGATATTTTTATGTTTTTGGATGGACAGTCAAAATTTGTTGTTGAAGAAGTTGATTCATCTTATGATATGCCTGAGGCCTTTGAGCTTGATTCCTTAGTAAATAATTTAGATAAAGGTGTTGATGAAGTCTGCTCTAAAGAAAAACAGAATTCATCAAAAACAGAAGAGATATTTAATAAAACGGCTCTTAAGGGTGGAGCTAATTTTAATGATGATACTGCTAAAAGTAAAGTAAACATTGCAAGTATTAAGGTTGATTCAAAAAAATTGGATCATTTGGTCAATCTTGTTGGTGAACTTGTTACGATTCAATCTAAGCTTGCAAAGGAAGCTGAGAGTAGTAATAATAATATTTTAAATTCAATTTCAGCTGAATTTTCTTTGCTTATTAATGAGCTTAGAGATTATACCACAGGACTTAGAACAGTTCCTATTGAGATTTTATTTGTCAAATTTCAAAGAATAGTTAAAGATTTATCTGCTCAACTTGGCAAATCAATTCGTTATCATTCACAAGGTGGTGATACTGTTCTTGATAAAAGTATTATTGAAAGATTAAATGAACCTTTAGTGCATTTAATAAGGAATGCAATTGATCATGGAATTGAACCGGCAGAAGAGAGAATAGAGGCAGGAAAAGATCCGCAAGGTGTCATTAAGCTTTCTGCGCATCAATCAGGTGATTCTGTGATTATTATTATTGAAGATGATGGTAGAGGACTTAATAAGCGTAAAATAATTAAGAGAGCTATAGAGAGATATATAATATCTGATGCTGTTTCAAGGACTTTATCAGATGTGGATATTTATAATTTAATTTTTGAACCGGGATTTTCAACAGCTGATGTTGTGACAAATGTATCAGGTCGTGGTGTTGGAATGGATGTTGTTAAAAAACAGGTAGAGTCTCTTAGAGGGAATGTGATTCTTGAGAGTGAATTTGGCAAATATACTCGCATAAAGTTAATTTTTCCTTTGACTTTGGCAATTATTGAAGGGTGGCTTGTGAGGGTAAGAGATGAACATTTTATTGTGCCTCTCTCTAGTGTTGAGTCTTGTCTTGAAGCTGATAAATTGATGTCTAAGGTGTGTGGGTTTGAAAATAATAGTAATGTTATGAATTATAGAGGAAGCATGATTAGCTTTATACGTTTGCGAGAATTTTTTGAAATATCTGATGAAGAAAGTGATAGTGAGCATGTTGTTGTTGTTAATGCAAATAGTGGTAAAATAGGAATTGTAGTGGATGAGGTATTAGGACAACATCAGACCGTTATAAAAACTTTAGGTAAAATTTATTCTAAAGTAGAAGGGGTTTCTGGAGCTACAATACTTGGAGATGGTAGTCTAGCCTTAGTAGTTGATATTGATACAATAACCAAGGTTATAAGGTAA
- a CDS encoding DUF3996 domain-containing protein has protein sequence MKTKNMLALMFMLVSISAFANSTSTARNKFGMGILLPFPIALEFNIGNFDIDLGAYSGTNNFFKDWKTLFLAIDYIFYIHTFAGADNMLDFAVGGGGYGTIWFSRWSNNKINSGPMSLGARLPLILNLAIARKKFDIFLKVAPGLGLNIWSRGVGFRWEVFAGLGMRLWFA, from the coding sequence ATGAAAACAAAGAACATGCTTGCTTTAATGTTTATGTTAGTATCAATATCTGCTTTTGCAAATTCAACATCAACAGCAAGAAACAAATTTGGTATGGGAATTTTACTGCCATTTCCAATTGCATTAGAATTCAATATTGGAAATTTTGACATAGACTTAGGTGCCTACAGTGGGACAAACAACTTTTTTAAGGATTGGAAAACTTTATTCCTTGCAATAGACTACATCTTTTATATACATACTTTTGCAGGAGCAGATAACATGCTAGACTTTGCTGTTGGAGGCGGTGGATATGGAACAATATGGTTCTCAAGATGGAGCAATAATAAAATAAATAGTGGACCAATGAGCTTAGGAGCAAGATTACCACTGATCCTAAATCTTGCAATAGCCAGAAAAAAATTTGATATATTCTTAAAAGTAGCACCTGGTCTTGGATTAAATATTTGGAGTAGAGGAGTTGGATTTAGATGGGAGGTATTTGCCGGACTTGGTATGAGACTTTGGTTTGCATAA
- a CDS encoding glycosyltransferase family 2 protein, giving the protein MCKYKVSVIICFFNSDSTLEVMIKSALNQTLRDKEIILVNDGSYDNSLKIAQKYADQYDCVKIINQKNLGIAASRNNGLEKAEGEYIIYWDSDDSVENTMLEVLYNRAKADNSDVVCSQFYVYFIARNIKRRSALPFPNYPITGEEAFKNLLLTVFASFSKKNFVVGTLWDKLIRRDLIVKNDIIVNDIILEDIVFMLHVFLKADKVSFVNNYFYTNFQWMRSASSSINVISKVSLSFKVVESFLKEEGIFEKYFEYYKRFYLQLYYYISFKQIYIIGWHIKDRLVYKAHKAKLISVLNEVQNSKEFQIYYASLKGARFSEIQILPKIMLKVWHLSARLYVNFSLFIYKSFLKN; this is encoded by the coding sequence ATGTGTAAGTACAAGGTCTCTGTGATTATTTGTTTTTTTAATTCTGATAGTACCCTTGAAGTTATGATAAAGAGTGCTCTTAATCAAACATTAAGAGATAAAGAAATTATACTTGTGAATGATGGTTCTTACGATAATAGTTTAAAGATAGCTCAAAAATATGCTGATCAGTATGATTGTGTGAAAATTATTAATCAAAAAAATCTAGGAATAGCTGCCTCTAGGAATAATGGCCTTGAAAAGGCAGAAGGAGAATATATAATTTATTGGGATAGTGATGATTCTGTTGAGAATACTATGCTTGAGGTATTATATAATAGGGCAAAGGCCGATAATTCAGATGTTGTTTGTTCTCAATTTTACGTTTACTTTATTGCAAGAAATATTAAAAGAAGATCTGCACTTCCTTTTCCAAATTATCCAATAACTGGGGAAGAGGCTTTTAAAAATTTATTATTAACTGTTTTTGCTAGCTTTTCTAAGAAAAATTTTGTTGTGGGTACATTGTGGGATAAACTGATTCGAAGAGATTTAATTGTAAAAAATGATATCATAGTAAATGATATAATATTAGAAGATATAGTTTTCATGCTTCATGTTTTTTTAAAGGCAGATAAAGTTTCTTTTGTAAATAATTATTTTTATACTAACTTTCAGTGGATGAGAAGTGCCAGTTCATCAATTAATGTAATTAGTAAGGTTTCTTTATCATTTAAGGTTGTGGAAAGTTTTTTAAAGGAAGAAGGAATTTTTGAGAAGTATTTTGAATATTATAAAAGATTTTATTTGCAGCTTTATTATTATATTTCTTTTAAGCAGATTTATATTATAGGTTGGCACATTAAAGATCGACTTGTTTATAAGGCGCATAAAGCAAAACTTATTTCTGTTCTTAATGAGGTTCAAAATTCTAAGGAATTTCAAATTTATTATGCAAGTCTTAAGGGAGCTAGGTTTAGTGAGATTCAGATTTTGCCAAAAATTATGTTAAAAGTTTGGCATCTTAGCGCGAGACTTTATGTTAATTTTTCTCTATTTATTTATAAATCTTTTTTGAAAAATTAG
- a CDS encoding CheB methylesterase domain-containing protein — protein sequence MKILIIDIQGLIRQVFVRAFSKDLNVEILNPGSNSLNLINVFLQKFPDLVIVDENSAKSHFGNALNNVLNNISLPVIFIAEDEVYPQFGFLESKRDKIKLIINKLNFKLTVNLFRSDYLDLIKSEIKKLAGNKFIVSFETKRIKAPDSFVKSESKKSEGSISGITRSYKVADVINVAPKNDPDVILKYQGVINKNKTGKVIFVGSSTGGTEALRVFLKFFKRDSPPIVIVQHMPGGFTTSFAKSLNNELEIDVKEAEDGDILRPGLVIIANGHYHLIVKYANGNYFVNLLDGPLVSRHKPSVNVLFRSAAMYAGENAIGVMLTGMGDDGACCMLEMKKSGAYNIAQDQVTSVVFGMPMEAIKIGAVDKVLPLNKISEYILRRS from the coding sequence ATGAAAATATTGATCATTGATATTCAAGGTCTTATAAGACAGGTTTTTGTTAGAGCTTTTTCTAAGGATTTAAATGTTGAGATATTAAATCCAGGTTCTAATTCTTTAAACCTTATTAATGTTTTTTTACAAAAATTTCCTGATTTGGTTATTGTTGATGAAAATTCTGCCAAGTCTCATTTTGGAAATGCTCTTAATAATGTTCTTAATAATATCTCACTTCCTGTTATTTTTATAGCAGAAGATGAAGTTTATCCACAATTTGGTTTTCTTGAATCTAAGAGAGATAAAATTAAACTAATAATAAATAAACTTAACTTTAAACTTACAGTTAATTTATTTAGAAGTGATTATTTGGATTTAATAAAATCTGAGATCAAGAAACTAGCTGGTAATAAATTTATTGTTTCTTTTGAGACTAAGAGAATAAAAGCCCCTGATTCTTTTGTTAAGTCTGAGAGTAAAAAATCTGAAGGTAGTATTTCTGGTATAACAAGAAGCTATAAGGTTGCCGATGTGATTAATGTTGCTCCTAAGAATGATCCAGATGTTATTCTGAAATATCAAGGTGTTATTAATAAAAATAAAACCGGAAAAGTTATTTTTGTTGGTTCTTCAACTGGTGGTACTGAGGCTTTAAGAGTATTTTTAAAGTTTTTTAAAAGAGACTCTCCTCCAATTGTTATTGTTCAGCATATGCCAGGGGGTTTTACAACATCTTTTGCAAAGAGTTTGAATAATGAGCTTGAAATTGATGTAAAAGAGGCTGAAGATGGAGATATTTTAAGGCCTGGTCTTGTAATAATTGCCAATGGTCATTATCATTTAATTGTGAAGTATGCTAATGGGAACTATTTTGTTAATTTATTAGATGGTCCTTTAGTTAGTAGACATAAGCCTTCTGTTAATGTCTTGTTTCGTTCTGCGGCTATGTATGCTGGAGAAAATGCTATTGGGGTTATGCTTACGGGAATGGGAGATGATGGTGCTTGTTGTATGCTTGAGATGAAGAAAAGTGGTGCATATAACATCGCGCAAGATCAGGTAACGTCTGTGGTATTTGGAATGCCTATGGAGGCAATAAAAATAGGTGCTGTAGATAAGGTTCTTCCTTTAAATAAAATATCTGAATATATTTTAAGGAGATCTTAA
- the pyrH gene encoding UMP kinase, protein MLKIISLGGGIINPDKINIEYIKNLKNLIFKWVQEDNRRKIILITGGGKTAREYQDAYKQINPKFKNHELDEIGIMATKLNAKLISKAMQPLCIDNIVSDPTQDFHFKGQIVIASGWKAGFSTDYITVKFAEKFKADEIINLTNVNQIYDKDPKKFDDAKGLSNITWNELQNIVGKNWEPGSNLPFDPIATKLALKLGIKAYILNGTDLQNLKKVFDKNDDFLGTIVVK, encoded by the coding sequence ATGCTAAAAATAATTAGCCTTGGAGGTGGAATAATCAATCCTGACAAAATTAACATAGAATATATTAAAAATCTTAAAAATCTTATTTTCAAATGGGTACAAGAAGATAATAGAAGAAAAATTATCTTAATTACAGGAGGAGGAAAAACGGCAAGAGAATATCAAGATGCTTATAAACAAATTAATCCTAAGTTTAAAAATCATGAACTTGATGAGATTGGAATAATGGCAACCAAACTAAATGCCAAACTTATCAGCAAAGCAATGCAACCACTCTGCATTGACAATATTGTAAGCGATCCAACTCAAGATTTTCATTTTAAAGGACAAATAGTAATTGCATCAGGATGGAAAGCAGGATTTTCAACAGATTATATTACTGTAAAGTTCGCCGAAAAGTTTAAAGCAGATGAAATAATTAATTTAACCAATGTAAATCAAATTTATGATAAAGATCCAAAAAAATTTGATGATGCAAAAGGATTAAGCAATATTACTTGGAATGAATTACAAAATATTGTTGGAAAAAACTGGGAGCCTGGTTCAAATTTACCGTTTGACCCAATAGCAACGAAGCTAGCACTAAAGCTTGGTATCAAAGCTTACATATTAAATGGAACTGATCTTCAAAACTTAAAGAAAGTTTTTGATAAAAATGATGATTTTTTAGGAACTATTGTAGTAAAATAA
- a CDS encoding STAS domain-containing protein, translating to MIYNPEGELVVNSIFKVKEDLLNILKEMKEEETLVMNLSNVEKIDVTFIQILYASNKYAKDRNLFIKIEYPSDEVLSSLIYGGFLNDIEDIDHLDLGLSLIEF from the coding sequence ATGATTTATAATCCAGAAGGAGAACTTGTAGTAAACAGCATCTTTAAAGTTAAAGAAGATCTTTTAAATATTCTTAAAGAGATGAAAGAAGAAGAGACGCTGGTAATGAATCTTTCAAATGTAGAGAAAATAGATGTTACTTTTATACAAATTTTGTATGCTTCAAATAAATATGCTAAAGATAGAAATTTATTTATAAAGATAGAATATCCATCTGATGAAGTTTTAAGTTCATTGATATATGGTGGATTTTTAAATGATATTGAGGATATTGATCACTTAGATTTAGGCCTTAGTTTAATTGAATTTTAG